The following proteins are encoded in a genomic region of Cryptomeria japonica chromosome 11, Sugi_1.0, whole genome shotgun sequence:
- the LOC131043458 gene encoding cytochrome P450 81Q32-like, translated as MEVFRDISSSTMSVMLVGAATMLLVATILLERHRIHLPPGPRALPIIGHFHLLIDKTRPLHQILSSLSQEYGPILHLKFGSRPVLVISSSALAKECLTVNDKSFASRPSLAQGQYLGYNNYIMGWAPYGRYWRNARKICVLEILTPKRIQDFGTKRRQEIYQAVNSLFQQAQLQSIVNMRSVLARLTFNILMTMIIDEKYFGEESGISVDLIIHLIEEFFVLNGVINIGDYIPWLKWFDLQGYEKAMKNVHKNLDLYMQRIVEKHREKGLKDEEEMDDFIDVLISQAEKNGEAILDKDAFIKSTAIIMFSAGSDTSSVTLEWALSLLLRHPHVMWKAQEELDSKVGRRRLVEESDIPQLTYLQAIVKETLRLYPAAPLLLPHKSKEACTVGGYHIPAETILMVNAWEIHRDPNVWNKPLDFKPERFMGKEREISNVQITENDFDMIPFGAGRRGCPGTSLAMSMVQTTLASLLQSFDWFVPDGRVLDMNEGVSLVMPRAVPLEVMLKPRLSHHLY; from the exons ATGGAAGTATTCAGAGACATATCATCTTCTACTATGTCTGTTATGTTGGTAGGAGCTGCCACAATGCTACTTGTGGCAACAATTCTACTGGAACGCCATAGGATCCATCTCCCTCCGGGCCCCAGAGCTCTTCCTATAATTGGCCACTTTCATCTTCTCATAGATAAAACCAGGCCACTTCACCAGATTCTAAGTTCCCTCTCACAAGAGTATGGACCTATTCTGCATCTCAAATTCGGTAGCCGCCCAGTTTTAGTGATAAGTTCTTCAGCTTTAGCCAAAGAATGTTTGACGGTGAATGACAAGTCTTTTGCATCTCGCCCTTCTCTTGCACAAGGTCAGTATTTGGGTTACAATAATTATATAATGGGTTGGGCTCCTTATGGCCGCTATTGGCGAAATGCTAGAAAAATCTGTGTACTTGAGATTCTGACTCCGAAAAGAATCCAAGATTTCGGAACCAAGAGAAGGCAAGAAATATATCAAGCAGTCAATTCTTTGTTTCAGCAGGCACAATTGCAGAGTATTGTTAACATGAGAAGCGTTTTGGCAAGATTGACTTTTAATATTCTGATGACTATGATTATAGATGAGAAGTACTTCGGAGAGGAATCGGGAATTTCGGTGGATTTGATTATCCACCTGATCGAAGAATTCTTTGTGCTTAATGGAGTAATTAATATTGGGGATTATATTCCCTGGTTGAAGTGGTTTGATTTGCAAGGATATGAGAAGGCTATGAAGAATGTACATAAGAATCTAGACTTGTAtatgcagagaattgtggagaagcATAGGGAGAAAGGATTAAAAGACGAGGAAGAGATGGACGACTTCATTGATGTGCTGATCTCACAGGCAGAGAAGAATGGTGAAGCAATTCTTGATAAAGATGCTTTTATTAAATCAACTGCTATT ATTATGTTTAGTGCAGGCTCTGATACATCTTCAGTTACCCTAGAGTGGGCATTGTCTTTGTTATTGCGACATCCCCATGTAATGTGGAAGGCGCAGGAGGAACTTGATTCTAAAGTTGGAAGGAGGAGATTGGTCGAGGAGTCAGATATACCCCAACTAACATACCTGCAAGCAATAGTGAAAGAGACTCTTCGTCTTTATCCAGCAGCGCCTTTGTTGTTGCCACACAAATCTAAAGAGGCTTGCACAGTGGGAGGCTACCATATTCCTGCGGAAACAATACTGATGGTAAATGCATGGGAAATTCATAGGGACCCAAACGTGTGGAACAAACCATTGGATTTTAAACCAGAACGTTTTAtggggaaggagagagagataaGCAACGTCCAAATTACAGAGAATGACTTTGACATGATCCCATTTGGAGCAGGGAGAAGAGGATGTCCTGGTACTTCTTTGGCAATGAGTATGGTGCAAACAACTCTTGCAAGTTTGTTGCAGAGCTTTGATTGGTTTGTTCCAGATGGAAGAGTTCTTGACATGAATGAAGGGGTTAGTTTGGTAATGCCAAGGGCAGTGCCTTTGGAGGTTATGCTCAAGCCTCGGCTCTCTCATCATCTATATTAG